From the Halichoerus grypus chromosome 3, mHalGry1.hap1.1, whole genome shotgun sequence genome, one window contains:
- the TRIML2 gene encoding putative E3 ubiquitin-protein ligase TRIML2: MSKRLSSQLEQNIPEDACCEEHREPLQLFCDEDQSLLCGQCFHSEEHESHVVCGVQEAAGNYRKLFQEILSTLKEKLEVAKSILADEQERMVMIQGEEQDFKEMIESEYRIRFQLMVEEEMKSQSLQGCIFNLNVREDGLNQLMEFGTELKEKSQETLQRLKDLGKENMNKLKESEVRLSEQICSLQRIIAELEKKCGEYTLALLQNARYSVERSESLLLQCLEPAQITDLSLCQVTGMSRMLNILQRAVTLDPKTAHPCLVLSEDLRSVSLRNVQQDVPGSPGRFVFGATVLGVEGFTSGRHYWEVDVEKATKWQLGISEDAASSARDLPAASGDKFLLTGSMMGTDYTFWVFPPLKRVFLRGEQMHKVGVFLDREYGQIAFYDLTNRSLIYNFSSLTFRGAVRPIFSLCIPSGGTSSDSLSICFPHVSSCDVNVSPQSSSA; this comes from the exons ATGTCCAAAAGGCTCAGCTCCCAGTTAGAGCAAAACATCCCAGAAGATGCCTGCTGTGAGGAGCACCGGGAACCACTGCAGCTGTTCTGTGATGAAGACCAAAGCCTGCTTTGCGGCCAGTGCTTCCACTCGGAGGAGCACGAGAGTCACGTGGTGTGCGGAGTCCAGGAGGCTGCGGGCAATTACAGG AAGTTGTTCCAGGAGATATTGAGCACATTGAAGGAGAAACTTGAAGTAGCTAAAAGCATATTGGCTGATGAGCAAGAAAGAATGGTGATGATTCAG GGCGAAGAGCAGGATTTTAAAGAGATGATTGAGTCTGAATATAGGATAAGGTTCCAGTTGATGGTTGAAGAGGAGATGAAGTCCCAGAGCCTGCAAGGGTGCATATTCAACCTGAACGTGAGGGAAGACGGTCTGAATCAACTGATGGAATTTGGCACAGAGCTGAAGGAGAAGTCCCAGGAAACGCTACAG AGACTGAAGGATTTGGGGAAAGAGAACATGAATAAACTGAAGGAGAGTGAAGTCAGGCTTTCTGAACAGATCTGCAGCCTCCAAAGGATCATTGCAGAGCTAGAGAAGAAGTGTGGGGAATACACCTTAGCGTTGCTCCAG AATGCAAGATATTCTGTGGAAAG GAGCGAGTCACTACTGCTTCAGTGTCTGGAGCCCGCCCAAATCACAGACCTGAGTCTGTGCCAAGTAACAGGAATGAGCAGAATGCTCAACATTCTCCAAA GAGCTGTGACTTTGGATCCTAAAACAGCTCATCCCTGTCTGGTCTTATCTGAGGATCTGAGAAGTGTGAGTCTCAGAAATGTCCAGCAGGACGTTCCTGGCAGCCCGGGGAGATTCGTTTTCGGTGCCACCGTGTTGGGTGTGGAGGGTTTCACCTCAGGGAGGCACTACTGGGAGGTAGATGTGGAAAAGGCAACCAAGTGGCAGTTGGGGATTTCCGAAGATGCTGCCAGCAGCGCTCGTGACCTGCCCGCTGCTTCCGGAGATAAATTCTTACTCACAGGTTCCATGATGGGAACTGATTATACATTCTGGGTCTTTCCCCCTCTGAAAAGGGTCTTCTTGAGAGGAGAGCAGATGCACAAAGTTGGAGTCTTCCTAGACCGCGAGTATGGGCAGATAGCCTTTTATGATTTGACAAATAGATCCctcatttataatttctcttctctcacctTCCGGGGAGCTGTCAGGcccatattttctctttgtatcccAAGTGGAGGCACAAGTTCAGACTCGCTCAGCATTTGCTTTCCTCATGTTTCTTCTTGTGATGTTAATGTTAGCCCACAGTCTTCCTCGGCATGA